The sequence TGGTAGGCAAGCTGGAGAACTTTCCAGTAAAGATTGGCAAGGCAATGATACCAACTAACTTCATTATTATAGAGATGGAACAGGAGCCTGATGATCCTATTATCCTTGGaagaccattcttagccactaCAGGAGCTGTCATTGATGTTAAAAAGGGTGTGATTAGCCTGGATATTGCTGATGAGTTGACTATGAGGTTTAATGTCAAGAATGCAACAAACCAACCAACCATAGGAGATCAACCCTTCATTATAGAAGATAAAGCAGCTGATGAGTCTTTTAAGAAAGAGATGGACTCTAAGGTCAAGGTATCAACCAATGAGGTAGCTGTTCAAAACCTCAAGACTTCAGTTTAAGAATTGACTGGTCtagtgaaggatcttcaagtgcaactcaacaagaggtctttgaagaaagcaagaccaagactcaagattaagaagaaacaaagttcaagTTTTAAGGAGATAGTGATTAAGAATCAACACCAAAGTGATCAAGTAGTACCaaggaggatttcatcacctccttggtctccaaaccaagcctaaaaaggcatcaaaagtcaagcttagtgacttcaaacaagctcactagggaggaagtccctaaggtatcattgtacatatgtttaattttccttgtagttttgatttcttttcttttatgtttgtgttgggcagacCTTTAAATGAGAAAATAGATGGATTTGAGAAGAATTGGACTTGTAGAAGTGGATTCGCAAGGCAACTCGACCAGCCCACAAgaggtactcgatcgagtggcaTAGAAGCCCAAGCCCACTCGGTTCCCATTTTTCTTGCACaatcgagtggagggagaaaggagttcaaatttcaaattttggtcaAGTACTCGACCACGTGGGGTCGAGtagtggggtcgagtggcagcaaaagagagtcaaagattccaaattcaaatttgaatgtgAAACATGTTATTTCTATGTGGGTTGTGGTGTATGTATGAATGTAGAGATGATGAATGGACAtatggatgcaaggtgtttcaatacccttatgatgttgtagtataaaggatgtcaatccataaagagtgtgatatgtacgcagtcaagatgtgatcaatgcattcaagttaagccaaatatcaagttgatttgtttctaacaacctaatgacaaaaaatgtaaatgcagaagaTTAAAGCAACTTAAGACAGTTCTAAtgcatatttaaactttagaacaagtgcaataaactgTGCTATGCAATAGAAAACTACTAACAAATGCAACTAAGAGCAAActgaaaagaaacagaacataaacaaggAAGTAAATTGGCGCTCGagtagcactcggtcgagtggacttccggatgaagaacagagacaagacaacaatcaaaacagagcaaaacacaaGTAAATCAAACAGCAAGCGAGTAACAGTattcaaacaaagaaataaataaacaaagaaggtcctagGGATgaattcatgggctggactcaagctatggttatctaaattgatcaacaaacctcaatcaacaatgagctatctctagacaatgatcttctaatacttgttaatccattctcatgacaataacaatcaagcttagatactcttagacctagttctcactagctattacatataaaagcaggcattaaacaaccagatcatcaatgtcaaaaatcactttaaacatctaatctcttagcatgcttcatgataatctctagcattagccttatctaacaacttagacattggtgtgatgctaagaagcttaagatctatccttaccctctcagtNNNNNNNNNNNNNNNNNaatgagctatctctagacaatgatcttctaatacttgttaatccattctcatgacaataacaatcaagcttagatactcttagacctagttctcactagctattacatataaaagcaggcattaaacaaccagatcatcaatgtcaaaaatcactttaaacatctaatctcttagcatgcttcatgataatctctagcattagccttatctaacaacttagacattggtgtgatgctaagaaacTTAAaatctatccttaccctctcagtataagaatagcatagagcatatctaatctagaagagatatttaaacgaTCAAGCTTGATCAGTGTAGATACCCATAACTCttatccagcctaatccatccctaagatcctaagccactaatcagatctaaaaatcatcatgaagaacacaaacacataaattaatgaaactaccatgattagaaagatgagataaataTGAACAATTTgatacaaagaagtgaaagcaaatactcaacagattcaaagttgtgaaggttacaaatctatgaaaatctagagaaaagataagagatgatgcaataaagtaaagtagctaaaaatggcaaaaactaggttatgaggtgtctacaGGGTCTGCAGGGTCTCTAGGGTCTGACTTTTGCGGCCACAAGTgctagtacatatatatatagtaaagagagagaagccctagttagctagaggacaaaacagagagtcatctgcaagtgctcgaccatgtactcggtcgagtgcatggtcgagtggtttgtCTGTCACGTGCATCGAGTCTTCGATCTAGGATGATATATGTTCAGTAAAATCTGAATAACTCTTGAACTACACCTAC comes from Camelina sativa cultivar DH55 chromosome 19, Cs, whole genome shotgun sequence and encodes:
- the LOC104768085 gene encoding uncharacterized protein LOC104768085 gives rise to the protein MLLEISKQKAHNQDKRDLEEIEKAVIPTKLEDPGPFNLPCSLNYMHFNKCLYDLGASVSVMPFSIAEKLGYEEFKPSNLYISIADGSRKDVVGKLENFPVKIGKAMIPTNFIIIEMEQEPDDPIILGRPFLATTGAVIDVKKGVISLDIADELTMRFNVKNATNQPTIGDQPFIIEDKAADESFKKEMDSKVKVSTNEVAVQNLKTSV